The region GTGCTGCCGCCATTTATTGAACCGCATATCCATTTAGATACAACGTTGACAGCAGGCGAGCCAGAATGGAATCAAAGCGGAACTTTATTTGAAGGCATCCAGCGGTGGTCTGAACGCAAAGCTTCTCTGACCCATGAAGACGTTAAGACACGTGCAAAAAAAGCACTGCACTGGCAAATTGCTCAAGGGATTCAATATGTGCGCACGCATGTGGATGTGACGGATCCTAATTTGACAGCCATGAAAGCCATGTTGGAAGTAAAAAAAGAGATGGCACCTTATGTCGACATCCAACTCGTTGCATTCCCGCAAGAAGGCATCTTATCTTATCCAAATGGAAAAGAGCTGATGGAAGAAGCTTTGAAAATGGGAGCCGATGTTGTGGGTGGTATTCCGCACTATGAATTTACTAGAGAATATGGCGTGGAATCCCTTAAGATTGCTTTTGACTTGGCGGAAAAATATGATCGTCTAGTGGATATTCACTGTGACGAGATCGATGACGAACAATCGCGTTTTGTCGAAGTCGTCGCAAAAGAAGCTTACGAAAGAGGGATGGGAACGCGAACAACAGCCAGCCATACAACCGCGATGGGATCATACAACAATGCGTATACGTCTAAATTATTCCGCTTGCTGAAATTGTCTGATATTCGGTTTGTTTCCAATCCCTTAGTCAACATGCATTTGCAAGGACGATTTGATACGTATCCAAAACGTCGAGGACTAACGCGTGTCAAAGAATTATTGGAAGCCGGTTTAACGGTTTGTTATGGTCATGACGACATTTATGATCCTTGGTATCCGCTGGGAACAGGAAACATGCTGCAAGTTTTACTGATGGGGTTGCATGCTTCCCAATTGACCGGCTACGAAGAAATTATGCACGCTATGGATTTGATTACATCCAATAGTGCCAAAACGCTTCATATTGAAGACCATTACGGTATTGAAGAAGGGAAACCTGCTGACTTTATCGTTCTGCCAGCTGAAAACGAGTACGAAGCCATTCGCAGACAAGTACCAGTCCGCTACTCTTATAGAAACGGTGAAAAAATTGCCGAAACTCAGCTAAGCGAAACACGGACTTTAGTAGATGGCTTTGAGGAGCCTGTACAATTCAGTCGTTAAGCCGTAATGCCTTAAAAATACTAAACCTTTAACAGAGCAGGATTTCCTGCTCTGCTTTTTTTTATGGAAATAACTTAATCTATTTAACAATCCTAGAGGCTCTTTTAAACCGTCAGCTAGTAAGATATAATTGATAAGCAGTTGAAAACAACTGAATTTGAAGATGTAGAAAAAAACATAATTTAATATAGGAGAATTTAGATGGAAATGAAAAATGGCAGACAATCGTTTTTTGACGGTGGCCTTATAAGTTTAATAGGTTGGAGTATTTTAGGTGGAGTAATCACAATTATTACTTTTGGAATTTGTTACCCATGGGCTCTCTGCATGGTATATGGCTGGAAAATAAATCATACGGTAATTGAAGGAAGACGAATGCAATTTCATGGCTCAGCCTTTAGTTTATTTTCGCACTGGATCAAATGGTTGTTGCTGACACTTATTACCTTGGGCATCTACGGCTTTTGGCTTAGTATAAAACTAGAAGACTGGAAAGCTCGTAATACGTCATTTGTAAATTAAATAAGATAGTGAGGAAGATGATTAATGGCAAAAAGACCGATTACTATTCAAATGTTCTACCCAACTGGTGATACACGCGGATTTAGAATAGCAGAAATTACTAATAGCATTATAGAAGCATTGCTGATCCCTCGAAAAGAACTTGAGGCAGTCTTACAATCAAGGCCAGAATTAGATTCAAGTGGACTATATTTTTTGTTTGCTAAAGACACAATTGACAATGAAAGAGCGATTGAAGCTTATATTGGAGAAAGTGAAACCATTAAAGATCGTTTAAAACAGCATAATATGGAAAAAGATTTTTGGGAAGTGGCTATCGTCTTTATTTCCAGTAACCAAAGATGGCAGTTAAACAAAGCAGATATAAAATTTTTAGAACATACTGCTTACAAAAAAGCAAAGTCAGCTAAGCGTTATTTTATAAATCAAAATATTCCTACTAAGTCTCCTGTTACAGAAGCAAGAGAAGCTGATTTAACAGATTTATTAGTTACAATAGATATATTGCTTACGTCTCTAGGCTACCCTATCTTTACAGAGTTGATTCCAAATACAGAGATTAATACAAACTATGACCAAACTTTTTATACTACTTATCGAGAAAGCAATGCTAAAGGTATATACACGAATGAAGGATTTGTTGTAATGAAAGGTTCAGTTGTTTCATCTAAAGAGGAATCAAAAGGATTTAAAATGCATCATGTACTTGAGGATTTAATTGATAGAGGTGTCATTGATCAAAATGGAGTATTTACTGAAGATCATTTGTTTAATAGCCCTTCTACTGCAATTGATGTGATTCTTAAAGCTAGCTATAACGGCTGGAATAGCTGGAAGAACGATAAGGGGCTAACTCTTCATGATATTTATCGAGCAGACTAAGAATACTGTTCATTTACAAAAAAATTACTACCTTTAATTACTTATCATTTTTATAGAAAGTATAAGCGAATAAAACTAGGCTGATATTGTATCCATTCAGTTGAATCATACGGTAAAAAAGGAAATTTAATGAAACATAGATCAACGTTTATAGAAGTTGTTAAAAAGGAGGCGATGAGATGACAGATTATCAGAAATATACAAAAGAAGAGCTGGTCTTGAAGATAACATCTCTGGAACAATTAAATAAAAGACTATTACAAACTTTTCAGGAAGCAGAACGGTTAGAATTCGGGTGGACAGGAAACCTAGGACAATGGTTTTGGGATTTTACTACCAATGAAGTTACTTTCAACCCTTTAAAAGCGGAAGCAATTGGCTACATGCAAGAGGATTTACCTGAAAAGGTTCCTTACCAATTTTTTACAGATAAAGTACATCCTGATGACAAAGAAGAAGTAATGCGACTGATGTCAGAACACCTTAGAGGGGAAATACCTGTTTGGGAAGTGAAATACCGTATCCAAGCCAAAGACGGAACATGGAAAGTGTATCAAGACCGTGGGAAAGTAACGGAACGGAATGAAAAAGGAGAGCCTCTTTTTCTTACAGGAATTGTGTTTGATATTACACAGGAAGAACAGGAAAGGAAACAATTACAAACTAAAAATGAACTGTTAACCAACCAAAGGAAAAAGGACACGCTCACTTCGTTGTATTCCCGCTCTGCCATTACAGTAGAATTGGTAAAATATACCAATCGAGCAAGAAAACAAAATCAACCTCTATCTTTGGTTTTCTTGAGTATTGATCACTATTCTGACTATGAAAAGAATTTTGGAATCGTAGGAACAGAAGAAGTATTAACCGTAACAGGACAAATAATCCAATCAGCGATGCAAAAACAAACTGTTGCTGGGAGATATAGAGAATCGGCATTTTTAATCTTATTAGAAAACACTAAAAAGGAAGATGCGTATAGATGGGCTGAGACAATCAGACAAGCAGTACTAGAAACTCTTTTTGATTTGCCTAAACAAGTAAGCATCAGTGGCGGGATCTCTGTATATGATTCAGAAGAAACGATCAGCGAGTTGGTTCAAAAAGCAGCACTAAAATTAACCGCAGCCCAAAAAAACGGTGGAAATCAAATAATAGTCTAAAAAACGGTCTTTTTTAGATACGCTCATAATTTTTTATATCGGTTTTCTAGACTAATTACCTTGTTATAATAGAGTCCTCTTTCATTTAAAAGATATCAAAGATAATGGATTAAGACGCACAAAAACTTATACTTCTGTTTCTTTATGAAAAGAAGTATAAGTTTTTATTTTTAGTGTCTTTCATATCAATAGAAGCTTTGAAATTTGTGTTTCAGTGGAAATAGTATACGTAGGTTTCTTTAATTGAATGACTTTTAGCTGAACTTTAAAAAAGCTTATGACAATTTCCATGTACTTAGTAAAAGCAGATAAATTACAAGATGGAAAAGAGCATTTAAATAGGTTGGTTCCGTTTATCAGCAAATGTGTTTATAGCATTTGTTTCTTCTCGATCCCAATAATCCCAAAGGCTCCGGGACCTCCATGGCTAGAAATAACAGCGCCTGCTGTAAACCAATCTGGATTCTCGAAACCATAACTTTGTAAAGTAGACTCAGCAAGCTGCTTATATTCTTCACTCAACCCAGCTGTTCCGCCAATAATTATCGTCTCCGGGTCAATGGTATAATTCTTGATAAAGTCTTTAATCGTATTTTTTAAACAACGGTCAAACGATCCGCGGTATTTTTTTGCAGCTACTAAATAACCGTTTTCGAGAATAATGGTAGGATGAAGTTTCAAAAGAGAGGCACCAAGATAGGCTGCATTCGAAACACGTCCTCCTGCTTTAAGATATAAAAGCGATTGAGGAAGGAAGACAAAGCGTGTGCGTTCCCGTACATCTTCTACAAAAGCAATGATTTCTTCTGCGGTGCAGTTTGGGTAATTTTCAATAAATTTTGCTGTTGCAACGACCACAGCTGTTAACCCGCCAGAGACATTTTTGCTATCCACAAGATGAACGTTTTCGAAATCTTGCGCAGCAATGTGGCAAGAGTTATAAGAAACAGTAGTTACAGCTGAATAAGCGATATGAATAATTTGGGCTTCAGGATAGTTGGCAAATATTTGTTCGAAAGCAACGCTATTATCTTGTGGAGTAGAGCCAGAAGTTTTTGGTAATGTCCCTGATTCGTTGTAAAAACGGTAAACTTCTTCAACATCGAAGCTTCCGTCATCAAATGTTTCAGAACCCATGGTTACATGCATTGGAATGACATGGATACCATAACGGTCAATAAGTTGCTGGGATATATCGGAACCGCTTTCGGTAGTGATAATAAATTTTGTCATGTTTCCCTCCTGTGGTTGTTTCTAGAAAAAGTAGTCGTGGCAATCATATCATAAGGGAAGGGGGAAATCCTACTCATGTTCGATTGTTTTTTAATAAATCCTTTGTTGAAATCAGATAAAGATAGCCAATTCTTTCTATTTATTCAAGCTAATGAATGTTTAGTTTGAAAATCCTCATAGATTTAGCTTTGATAAGAATAAGATAGATAGAGAGAAGGAGTTTAATTAAGCTAGTGAGAATGGCAGATTAGATAATATAAAAAACACCATAAAGAGTGAATAGGTAAGCAATGAACCGATCTTTAAATTTAAATTTCAAAAATCTAAATCAGAAAAGCCTTCTTCCAACATATCATTGATCTCTTCGACAATTTCCTTTGCATCTGGATTAATTAAGAAGGAATCATCACCATCTATTAGTTCGCCGCGGCTATTTTCTTCAGGAGCATCATTTTTTGCTTTAAGGCAAATAGGATAGTAGACATCAGGAGTGGGTTCTAAAATTTTCTCGAGTACAATTTCATGTTCCCAGTCATCTCCAAAATCATATGTATATATAACTCGATCTTTTTCTTTCTTGAACCATTTAGCCAACGTTTCTTCTCCTTCATTTAATATTTCCAAGGAAGAGGCGAAATTCCCCCAGCCAGAATCTGAGTTAGGACCTTGATATTCATTATCAGGTTCAATAGAAATATTTTGAATTTGGTGTCCATTTGATTTTCGGATAGAAAAGTTGTGTAAATGAGAATTGTACCAATCGAAAGCAACTTGAATCACTTCGTGCAATTCACGAAAAGTGCTGTGGCTATCCACTTGGACTCTCCGCCACACCGGAACTCCGACATCTAGTAAAGAAATTTTAAATTGAAAAATCATATAGGCACGTCCTTTTCTTTTAATGATTTATAGAACTTAAAGTAGTAAAAAATCAGCGACTTTCAATGGAATGCATTATTATGAGAGGAAAGATGATAAAAGAGTTTTAGTCTATGATGTTGAACCAAAAAGATTACGGGTGACCTTCTTTAGTATCCGCTAAATAGAGTTAAATCTTTTCCTCTAATATATATAAAATCGAGCTTCAAAAACGGTGAAACTGGCTTCCATTGACAATACCTCGCTTTAATCTTTAGTATAACAGAAGAGCTTTACTGAGCGCCAATCATGCTTGGGAGAATATTGATTTAAAAATCTTCTGATGAGTAACTCGCTTAATACATGTTTTTTCTATATGAAAGATCAGATATATAATTTCTTATTCATTAAAAACACTTTATTGACAAATAAAGTTTATCTTGTTATATTTTCAGTGAGAATAAATAAAACCTAGATGAATGGGGATATGTTTTGTGAGTGTAGCAGGTATCTAACCAATAAGTTGAATAGCCGATAAACGATAAGTTTATTTGGCATGCTTATAAGTGATACCTGTCGATAAATAGAATTTTTTTTATTATAAAGACGATAGTATGTATGACTATCGTCTTTTTTTGTACTCTCTAGGTTTAATGTTTTATTTTAGGACGGGTATCTCTTCAGTGGAAAGGAAGAGAGCTATGGATAAAGAAACACTTAATAAATTACAATTTAATGACATTCAAAAAGAAGTACAAGCTAGAGCAATTGGAAACTATAGCAAAATTCGTATTGGGGAACTTTTGCCACAAACAAGTCTAGCAACCGTGAAAGTTTGGCAGCAAGAAACACAAGAAGCGCGTTTGATCTTAGATAGTAATCAACATGTGCCTTTTATGGGATTAAGTAGAATTGATGCTTTAAGATCACAAGTTCAAAAAGGGTTGGTCTTATCCCCGAATGACTTGATTGAATACGCAGATTTTCTTAGGAGCAGTCGAATGATCGATAAGTTTTTTGAAAAGAATCAATATCAAACGCCACTGCTGTATCAATATAGTAAGAGTTTGCCAAGTTTATTAGAAATCGAAGAAGAAGTTTATCAAAAAATACAACATCAAAAAGTAAGCGATGCTGCCTCAAGAACTTTAAGAAAAGTTCGTAAACAAATTCGTGAAACTGAAAAAGAACTTCAGGATAAGTTGATGAAATTTTTAAAACATCCTAGCAATAAAGAAATGATTCAAGATGGAATGATTGTTCAAAAAGATGGGCATTATACTGTTCCGATCAAATCCAGTTATAAAAATAAAGTAGCAGGAAACTTGATTGAACAATCTAATAAAGGAACAACAGTTTTTATTGAGCCGGCAGCTGTAGCAAAATTAAATGAACAATTAATTATGCTAAAGGCTGAAGAAGTTGCTGAAGAATATCAAGTTTTAGCTGAATTAACAGGTTACTTGGCTGAGAAAGAATCCATTATTGAATTTATGGTGGAAACAATCACTGCTTTTGATGTTATTTTTGCTCGAGCAAAATATAGTCGAGAAATCAATGGGGTCACTCCAAAAGTAAATAAATCTGAGGTAATCCAGATCAAGAAAGGAATTCATCCATTTCTACCCAAAGGA is a window of Carnobacterium mobile DSM 4848 DNA encoding:
- a CDS encoding cytosine deaminase, producing the protein MIIQNAALKGKKGLWQITIEEGKFTSIKPQPEAAEKTTDILDVNGSLVLPPFIEPHIHLDTTLTAGEPEWNQSGTLFEGIQRWSERKASLTHEDVKTRAKKALHWQIAQGIQYVRTHVDVTDPNLTAMKAMLEVKKEMAPYVDIQLVAFPQEGILSYPNGKELMEEALKMGADVVGGIPHYEFTREYGVESLKIAFDLAEKYDRLVDIHCDEIDDEQSRFVEVVAKEAYERGMGTRTTASHTTAMGSYNNAYTSKLFRLLKLSDIRFVSNPLVNMHLQGRFDTYPKRRGLTRVKELLEAGLTVCYGHDDIYDPWYPLGTGNMLQVLLMGLHASQLTGYEEIMHAMDLITSNSAKTLHIEDHYGIEEGKPADFIVLPAENEYEAIRRQVPVRYSYRNGEKIAETQLSETRTLVDGFEEPVQFSR
- a CDS encoding DUF898 family protein, which translates into the protein MEMKNGRQSFFDGGLISLIGWSILGGVITIITFGICYPWALCMVYGWKINHTVIEGRRMQFHGSAFSLFSHWIKWLLLTLITLGIYGFWLSIKLEDWKARNTSFVN
- a CDS encoding GIY-YIG nuclease family protein; amino-acid sequence: MAKRPITIQMFYPTGDTRGFRIAEITNSIIEALLIPRKELEAVLQSRPELDSSGLYFLFAKDTIDNERAIEAYIGESETIKDRLKQHNMEKDFWEVAIVFISSNQRWQLNKADIKFLEHTAYKKAKSAKRYFINQNIPTKSPVTEAREADLTDLLVTIDILLTSLGYPIFTELIPNTEINTNYDQTFYTTYRESNAKGIYTNEGFVVMKGSVVSSKEESKGFKMHHVLEDLIDRGVIDQNGVFTEDHLFNSPSTAIDVILKASYNGWNSWKNDKGLTLHDIYRAD
- a CDS encoding sensor domain-containing diguanylate cyclase, encoding MTDYQKYTKEELVLKITSLEQLNKRLLQTFQEAERLEFGWTGNLGQWFWDFTTNEVTFNPLKAEAIGYMQEDLPEKVPYQFFTDKVHPDDKEEVMRLMSEHLRGEIPVWEVKYRIQAKDGTWKVYQDRGKVTERNEKGEPLFLTGIVFDITQEEQERKQLQTKNELLTNQRKKDTLTSLYSRSAITVELVKYTNRARKQNQPLSLVFLSIDHYSDYEKNFGIVGTEEVLTVTGQIIQSAMQKQTVAGRYRESAFLILLENTKKEDAYRWAETIRQAVLETLFDLPKQVSISGGISVYDSEETISELVQKAALKLTAAQKNGGNQIIV
- a CDS encoding DegV family protein, encoding MTKFIITTESGSDISQQLIDRYGIHVIPMHVTMGSETFDDGSFDVEEVYRFYNESGTLPKTSGSTPQDNSVAFEQIFANYPEAQIIHIAYSAVTTVSYNSCHIAAQDFENVHLVDSKNVSGGLTAVVVATAKFIENYPNCTAEEIIAFVEDVRERTRFVFLPQSLLYLKAGGRVSNAAYLGASLLKLHPTIILENGYLVAAKKYRGSFDRCLKNTIKDFIKNYTIDPETIIIGGTAGLSEEYKQLAESTLQSYGFENPDWFTAGAVISSHGGPGAFGIIGIEKKQML
- a CDS encoding plasmid pRiA4b ORF-3 family protein, whose protein sequence is MIFQFKISLLDVGVPVWRRVQVDSHSTFRELHEVIQVAFDWYNSHLHNFSIRKSNGHQIQNISIEPDNEYQGPNSDSGWGNFASSLEILNEGEETLAKWFKKEKDRVIYTYDFGDDWEHEIVLEKILEPTPDVYYPICLKAKNDAPEENSRGELIDGDDSFLINPDAKEIVEEINDMLEEGFSDLDF